TGCTCGATAGCGGCGCGCTGTACCGGCTCGCCGCGCTTGCCAGCGTCCGTTACAACATCGCCGCCGACGATGCCGACGCACTTGCAAACCTGATCGGCGAGCTCCATATCACTTTCCGCGAGGGCATTGCGCAACTGGACGGCGTCGACGTATCGACCGACATCCGCGCCGAGGAAGTCGGCAACCGCGCGTCGGCAATCGCCGTTCATGCGCCCGTCAGAGCCGCTTTGGTGGCCCGTCAGCGGGCCTTTCGCAAGCAGCCGGGCCTGGTCGCGGACGGCCGCGACATGGGCACGGTGATCTTTCCGGACGCCGTCCTGAAGGTGTTTTTGACGGCCAGCGTCGAGGCTCGCGCGGCCCGCCGGCATAAGCAATTGATCCAAAAAGGATTTTCTGCTAATATGGATGACTTGCTCCGGGATTTGCGTGAACGCGACGAGCGCGATAGCAAGCGCACAGCCGCGCCGCTCAAGCCCGCAGCGGATGCACAGCTCCTCGATACCTCGGCATTGTCGATCGACCAGGCGGTCGAACAGGTGACGCAGTGGTACAAGGCGCTGGTTCCGCAAAGCTGAACGCGGAATCTCGCATCGAAGTGTTTTTTTGTTGTTGTGTAGGTGCCTCGTGAGCAACACGAAGCGATTGTTTAACCCTTAACCCCGTATGGCTTTCGCTCCTTTGCCGTAGTGATGAACCGTGACGGTTCACCTGACGCTGCGAGAACCATGCAAATTCAGATTTTTATGTCCGACCTGCAAACCTCTACCCCGAATACCGAATCTTTTGCGGCTCTGTTCGAAGAGTCGCTGACCAAGCAAGACATGCGCGCTGGCGAAGTGATCTCCGCCGAAGTCGTGCGTGTCGACCACAACTTCGTGGTCGTCAACGCTGGTCTCAAGTCCGAAGCCTACATCCCGCTCGAAGAGTTTCTGAATGACGCGGGCGAGGTAGAAGTGCAGGCGGGCGACTTCGTTTCCGTCGCGATCGACGCGCTGGAAAACGGCTACGGCGACACCATCCTGTCGCGCGACAAGGCGAAGCGTCTGGCTTCGTGGCTGTCGCTGGAAAAGGCCCTCGACAACAACGAACTCGTGACGGGCACCATCACGGGCAAGGTCAAGGGCGGCATGACCGTCATGGTCAACGGCATTCGCGCATTCCTGCCGGGCTCGCTGGTCGACACGCGCCCTGTGAAGGATACGACGCCGTACGAAGGCAAGACGCTGGAATTCCGCGTCATCAAGCTGGACCGCAAGCGTAACAACGTCGTGCTGTCGCGCCGCGCTGTCATCGAAGCGACGCAAGGCGAAGAGCGCGCAAAGCTGCTCGAAACGCTGAAGGAAGGCGCGATCGTCGAAGGCGTGGTCAAGAACATCACCGACTACGGCGCGTTCGTGGACCTCGGCGGCATCGACGGCCTGCTGCACATCACCGACATTGCATGGCGTCGCGTGCGTCACCCGAGCGAAGTTCTGTCGGTTGGCCAGGAAGTCACCGCAAAGATCCTCAAGTTCGATCAAGAGAAGAACCGCGTCTCGCTCGGTATCAAGCAACTGGGCGACGATCCGTGGGAAGGCATCTCGCGCCGTTACCCGTCGGGCACGCGTCTGTTCGGCAAGGTCACGAACATCACCGACTACGGCGCGTTCGTTGAAGTCGAATCGGGCATCGAAGGCCTTGTCCACGTTTCGGAAATGGACTGGACGAACAAGAACGTTGCGCCGTCGAAGGTTGTCCAGCTGGGCGACGAAGTCGAAGTCATGGTTCTCGAAATCGACGAAGACCGCCGCCGTATCAGCCTCGGCATGAAGCAATGCAAGCCGAATCCGTGGGATGACTTCAGCCGCAACTTCAAGAAGGGCGACAAGATCCAGGGCGCAATCAAGTCGATCACCGACTTCGGTGTCTTCATCGGTCTGCCTGGCGGCATCGACGGTCTGGTTCACCTGTCGGACCTGTCGTGGTCGGAAACGGGCGAAGAAGCTGTCCGCAAGTACAAGAAGGGCGACGAAGTGGAAGCGATCGTTCTCGGCATCGACGTCGAGAAGGAACGTATTTCGCTGGGTATCAAGCAGCTCGAAGGCGACCCGTTCAGCAACTTCGTTGCAATGAACGACAAGGGTTCGATCGTTGACGGCGTGGTCAAGACGGTTGACGCGAAGGGTGCAGTGGTTCAGCTGACGGCGGACGTCGAAGGCTACCTGCGCGCTTCGGAAATCGCACAAGATCGCGTGGAAGACGCTCGCAACGTGCTGAAGGAAGGCGACAAGGTCAATGCGATGATCATCAACATCGACCGCAAGTCGCGTGGCATCAACCTGTCGATCAAGGCGAAGGATTCGGCTGAGCAACAGGAAGCGATTCGCGGCCTGGCAGCTGACACCAGCTCGGCAGCCAGCGGCACGACGAACCTGGGCGCGCTGCTGAAGGCCAAGCTCGACGGCCAGAATCAGTAAGCCTTAAGGGGTCTGCTGCAGTATGACCAAATCAGAATTGGTCGCCCAGCTGGCTACGCGATTTCCGCAACTTGTCCTCAAGGATGCGGATTTCGCGGTGAAGACGATGCTCGATGCGATGTCGGACGCTCTGGCGAACGGCCATCGCATCGAAATTCGCGGCTTCGGCAGCTTCGGCCTGAACCGCCGTCCATCCCGCGTCGGGCGCAACCCGAAATCGGGCGAAAAGGTGTTGGTGCCGGAGAAATTCGTGCCGCACTTCAAGCCTGGCAAGGAATTGCGCGAGCGCGTCGATCGTCGTGCGGGCGAGCCTTTGAAAGCTGAATCCGAGGACGACGATCTCTAAGCCGGCTCTGTGTTGTATTCGCAGTTCAGGTTGAAGCTCGCCGTGGCTACGTCAGTCAGACGGCATTGACCAGAAAAAGCGCCTTAGGGCGCTTTTTTTTCGTCCGTTGTCAGGACGTTGGTCGTCGCCATTGACCGTACGAGGACATGGTTGACACCTCTGCCTTCCGGGCGAATCGGCCTTGTGCGTTCCCCGATGCGCGCAAGGCAGCAATCCGCCGATTGCGCACCATTTTCAAGCGGATAAACGACAGTAAGGCATCGCGATCCGCACGGCTGTGCCAGTCGTCTTAGGCTTCATTTACAATACGGGTCACTTCGGCGCGGGCAAACACCGTGGCGCGACGCGTCATCAAGCCGGCGTCATCCCGCAACCGCCGTCAAGAGATCAATACATGAAATTTATCGTCTGGCTGATTCGCGTGCTGGTGTTCGTGCTGCTGCTGGTGCTTGCACTGTCCAATACGCAAAGCGCTACGCTGAATTTCCTCGCCGGGTATTCGTGGCAGGCGCCGTTGATTCTGATCGGCCTGGCGTTCTTCGTCGTGGGCCTTCTGGCCGGTCTCGTGTCGTCGCTGCCGGCAATGTTCCGGTTGCGGATGGAAAACGGCCGGCTCAAGCGCGAACTGCGCGTGGCGCGCGAAACGCCCGCTGTCGTCGAAGAGCCGCCTATGCCGCCGCTCATCTAGCCCTTTCACGCCGCGCGCCACTCGCGCGGCCTCTTTCGCACTCCGCACATTCGCATGGATCTAGACCTCTGGTGGCTGCTCGTCATACCCGTCGCGTTCGCGTTCGGCTGGGTGGCTGCGCGTTACGACCTCAAGGCGCTGTTGTCCGAAAGCGCCAACCTGCCGCGTTCTTATTTTCGCGGACTAAACTTTCTGTTGAACGAGCAGCCGGACCAGGCCATCGACGCCTTCATCGAAGTCGTCAAGCTCGATCCGGAAACGATTGAACTGCACTTCGCGCTCGGCAACCTGTTCCGCCGCCGCGGTGAAACGGATCGCGCGATCCGCGTGCATCAGAACCTGCTGAGCCGCGCGGACTTGCCCGTCAACGAGCGCGATCACGCGCTGTACGAACTCGGGCAGGACTTCCTTAAGGCGGGCCTGCTGGACCGCGCGGAAGAGACGTTCAAGGCCCTGCAATCGGGCGACTACGCACTCGGCGCGCAGCGCTCGCTGCTCACGATCTATCAGATCGAGAAAGACTGGAACAAGTCGATCGATACCGCGCGCCGGCTTGAAACGATGGGCGCGGCGTCGCTCGATAAGGAAATCGGCCACTTCCATTGCGAACTCGCACAAGAAGCGCTGCAGCAGAAGAACCCGGACGAAGCCCGCCGTCAGCTGGATCTCGCATTGAAGGCGTATCCGCAGAACGTGCGCGCGACGATCCTGTTCGGCGACGTCGATGCGGCGGCCGGCGAGCACGAAAAGGCGATCGAACAGTGGCTGCATGTGGAGCAACAGAATGCGGCGTATCTGCCGCTCGTCGCTGAAAAGCTGATGAAGGCCTACGAAGCGCTTGGCCGTCAGGAAGCGGGCGCGGATCTGCTGACGACGTGGGTGGACCGTTATCCGTCGAATGATCTGCTCGACGTCGCGTATCAGCATGTGTCGGCGCTGCGCGGTCCCGAAGCGGCGCACGCGCTCGCGCGCACGCAGATGCAGAAGTCACCGAATCTCGCCGGCATGACGCGCCTGCTCGAAGCACAGCAGGCGGTCGCCGAAGAACCGCGCCGCAGCGAACTGGAGTTGATGCGCACGCTGATCCGTCAGCGCACCAAAAATCTGCCACGGTACACGTGCCAGAATTGCGGCTTCCGGGCGCGCCTGTTCTATTGGCAGTGTCCGGGCTGCAGCGGTTGGGAAAGCTATGCGCCGCGCCGCGTCGAGCCGATCACGGCGTCGAGCTGAGGTCAGGCACCCGCATGAACGCAGGCAGCAAAGCCGTCACGCAGCATCGAAGCGTTGAACATTGAACCGGCTCCATCTACCGGGAAGCGTATGAAAATCACTATTATCGGCACGGGTTACGTAGGTCTCGTCACGGGCGCATGTCTTGCCGAAGTCGGCAACGACGTTTTCTGTCTGGACGTCGATCCGCGCAAGATCGACATTCTCAACAACGGCGGCATGCCGATCCATGAGCCGGGCCTGCGGGAGATCATCGCGCGCTCGCGCGCAGCGGGGCGCATCACGTTTTCGACCGATGTCGAGGCGAGTGTCGCGCACGGTGAGATCCAGTTCATCGCCGTGGGCACGCCACCCGACGAAGACGGCTCCGCCGACCTGCAATATGTGCTCGAAGCGGCCCGCAACATCGGCCGCACGATGAACGGCTTCAAGGTGATCGTCGACAAGTCGACGGTGCCCGTCGGCACTGCGCAGCGCGTGCGCGCGGTGATCGCGGAAGAACTGGAGAAGCGCGGTCTCGCGGACAGCGCGCAGCATCGGTTCTCGATCGTGTCGAATCCGGAGTTCCTGAAGGAAGGCGCAGCCGTCGACGACTTCATGCGGCCGGACCGTATCGTCGTCGGCGTCGACAATGACGAAGACGGCGACAAGGCGCGCGAGAAGATCCGCCGCCTGTACGCGCCGTTCAACCGCAATCACGAGCGCACGCTTTACATGGATGTGCGCTCGGCCGAATTCACGAAGTACGCGGCTAACGCGATGCTCGCCACGCGCATCTCGTTCATGAACGAGATGGCAAATCTGGCCGATACGGTCGGCGCGGACATCGAAGCCGTGCGCCGCGGCATCGGCTCGGACCCGCGCATCGGCTATCACTTCCTGTACGCGGGCGTCGGTTATGGCGGCTCGTGCTTTCCGAAGGACGTGCAGGCGCTGATCCGCACGGGCAGCGAGATGGGCCACAGCCTGCGCATTCTGGAAGCCGTCGAAGAAGTGAACCACGAGCAGAAGGAAGTGCTCGTGCGCAAGATCACGGACGCGCTCGGCGAAGATCTGAGCGACCGCACCTTCGCTGTGTGGGGTCTCTCGTTCAAGCCGAATACCGACGACATGCGCGAGGCGCCGAGCCGCCGCGTAATCGCGCAACTGCTCGCGCGCGGCGCGACGGTGCGCGCGTACGATCCCGTCGCGACGGCGGAGGCAAAGCGCGTATTTGCACTCGATCTCGCCAGCGCGCCCGATCACCAGGCGCGCCTGCACTTCACGAGCACGCAGGACGAAACGCTCGCGGGCGCCGATGCACTCGTCATCGTCACGGAATGGAAGGAGTTCAAGAGCCCGGACTTCACGCACCTGAAGGCCGAGCTGAAAACGCCGCTGATTTTTGACGGCCGCAATCTGTACGAACCCGAAGCGATGTCCGAACTCGGCATCGACTATCACTCGATTGGACGTCCGTATGCACGACCCGCTGAACATTCATCCGACTCCGACCGTGCCTGAGGGCGCGACGCTTGCACCCGAGGTGGGCGTCATCGCGCGCGAACGGCTGGCGGCGGCGCGCGTGCTGGTGGTCGGCGATGTGATGCTGGACCGTTACTGGTTCGGCGACGTCAATCGTATTTCGCCGGAAGCGCCCGTGCCCGTAGTGCTGGTGCAAAAGCAGGAGGACCGGCTGGGCGGCGCGGCGAACGTCGCGCGCAACGCGGCGGCGCTCGGCGCGCAGGCGGGCCTGCTGTGCGTGGTCGGCCATGACGAGCCGGGCGAGCGCGTCGTACAACTGCTCGGCGATAGCGGCGTCGCGCCGTATCTGGAGCGCGACCCGGAATTGCCGACGACGATCAAGCTGCGCGTGCTGTCGCGTCAGCAGCAACTGTTGCGCGTCGACTTCGAAAAAGCGCCCGCGCACGAAGCGCTGCTCGCCGGCCTCGCTCGCTACGACGCGTTGCTGCCCACTCATGACGTGATCCTGATGTCGGACTACGCGAAGGGCGGCCTCACGCACGTCACGCAGATGATCGCGAAGGCGCGCGCGGCGGGCAAGCCGGTGCTGGTCGATCCGAAGGGCGACGACTGGGAGCGCTATCGCGGCGCGACGCTGATCACGCCGAACCGCGCGGAGTTGCGCGAAGTGGTCGGGCAGTGGAAATCCGAAGCCGATTTGCACACACGCGTGGCGAAGCTGCGCGCCGAGCTCGATCTGAAAGCGCTGCTGCTCACGCGCTCGGAAGAGGGCATGACGCTCTTCTCCGACGAAGGCGTCTTGCACGCGGCGGCTGTAGCTCGCGAAGTGTATGATGTGTCCGGCGCAGGCGACACCGTGATCGCGACGCTCGCCGTGATGCTTGGCGCGGGCCTGCCGCTCGACGAAGCCGTGTCGCTCGCGAATCGCGCAGCGGGAATCGTGGTCGCCAAGCTCGGTACGGCCACCGTCGACTACGACGAACTCTTTCATCATTGATGCCGCGCGCGCCAGCTTGATTGCGCGGCGCGCGGTTCATTTCCGCATCCGTTGACTCTCATTACAGCAGGACGATCATGACACTCATCGTCACCGGCGCGGCTGGTTTTATCGGCAGCAATATCGTCAAGGCGCTCAACGAGCGCGGCGAAGACCGCATCATCGCCGTCGACAATCTGACGCTCGCCGACAAATTCAAGAATCTCGTCGATTGCGAAATCGACGACTATCTCGACAAGACCGAATTCGTCGAGCGCTTTGCGCGCGGCGACTTCGGCAAGGTGCGTGCGATTTTCCACGAAGGCGCCTGTTCGGACACGATGGAAACCGACGGCCGCTACATGATGGATAACAACTTCCGCTATAGCCGCGCAGTGCTCGATGCGTGCCTCGCGCAAGGCGTGCAGTTTCTGTATGCGTCGTCGGCGGCGACGTATGGCGGCTCGACACGCTTCGTCGAAGAGCGCGAGGTCGAAGCGCCGCTCAACGTATATGGCTATTCGAAATTCCTGTTCGACCAGGTGATCCGCCGCGTGCTGCCCACGGCGAAGAGCCAGATCGCAGGGTTTCGCTACTTCAACGTGTACGGGCAGCGCGAAGCGCACAAGGGGCGCATGGCGTCCGTCGCGTTTCACAACTTCAACCAGTTCCGCGCCGAAGGCAAAGTCAAGCT
The DNA window shown above is from Paraburkholderia sp. PGU19 and carries:
- the cmk gene encoding (d)CMP kinase, with translation MKPTRPFHQTPVITIDGPTASGKGTVAAVVAAELGFHLLDSGALYRLAALASVRYNIAADDADALANLIGELHITFREGIAQLDGVDVSTDIRAEEVGNRASAIAVHAPVRAALVARQRAFRKQPGLVADGRDMGTVIFPDAVLKVFLTASVEARAARRHKQLIQKGFSANMDDLLRDLRERDERDSKRTAAPLKPAADAQLLDTSALSIDQAVEQVTQWYKALVPQS
- the rpsA gene encoding 30S ribosomal protein S1 yields the protein MQIQIFMSDLQTSTPNTESFAALFEESLTKQDMRAGEVISAEVVRVDHNFVVVNAGLKSEAYIPLEEFLNDAGEVEVQAGDFVSVAIDALENGYGDTILSRDKAKRLASWLSLEKALDNNELVTGTITGKVKGGMTVMVNGIRAFLPGSLVDTRPVKDTTPYEGKTLEFRVIKLDRKRNNVVLSRRAVIEATQGEERAKLLETLKEGAIVEGVVKNITDYGAFVDLGGIDGLLHITDIAWRRVRHPSEVLSVGQEVTAKILKFDQEKNRVSLGIKQLGDDPWEGISRRYPSGTRLFGKVTNITDYGAFVEVESGIEGLVHVSEMDWTNKNVAPSKVVQLGDEVEVMVLEIDEDRRRISLGMKQCKPNPWDDFSRNFKKGDKIQGAIKSITDFGVFIGLPGGIDGLVHLSDLSWSETGEEAVRKYKKGDEVEAIVLGIDVEKERISLGIKQLEGDPFSNFVAMNDKGSIVDGVVKTVDAKGAVVQLTADVEGYLRASEIAQDRVEDARNVLKEGDKVNAMIINIDRKSRGINLSIKAKDSAEQQEAIRGLAADTSSAASGTTNLGALLKAKLDGQNQ
- a CDS encoding integration host factor subunit beta, whose product is MTKSELVAQLATRFPQLVLKDADFAVKTMLDAMSDALANGHRIEIRGFGSFGLNRRPSRVGRNPKSGEKVLVPEKFVPHFKPGKELRERVDRRAGEPLKAESEDDDL
- a CDS encoding LapA family protein, which gives rise to MKFIVWLIRVLVFVLLLVLALSNTQSATLNFLAGYSWQAPLILIGLAFFVVGLLAGLVSSLPAMFRLRMENGRLKRELRVARETPAVVEEPPMPPLI
- the lapB gene encoding lipopolysaccharide assembly protein LapB: MDLDLWWLLVIPVAFAFGWVAARYDLKALLSESANLPRSYFRGLNFLLNEQPDQAIDAFIEVVKLDPETIELHFALGNLFRRRGETDRAIRVHQNLLSRADLPVNERDHALYELGQDFLKAGLLDRAEETFKALQSGDYALGAQRSLLTIYQIEKDWNKSIDTARRLETMGAASLDKEIGHFHCELAQEALQQKNPDEARRQLDLALKAYPQNVRATILFGDVDAAAGEHEKAIEQWLHVEQQNAAYLPLVAEKLMKAYEALGRQEAGADLLTTWVDRYPSNDLLDVAYQHVSALRGPEAAHALARTQMQKSPNLAGMTRLLEAQQAVAEEPRRSELELMRTLIRQRTKNLPRYTCQNCGFRARLFYWQCPGCSGWESYAPRRVEPITASS
- a CDS encoding UDP-glucose/GDP-mannose dehydrogenase family protein, producing the protein MKITIIGTGYVGLVTGACLAEVGNDVFCLDVDPRKIDILNNGGMPIHEPGLREIIARSRAAGRITFSTDVEASVAHGEIQFIAVGTPPDEDGSADLQYVLEAARNIGRTMNGFKVIVDKSTVPVGTAQRVRAVIAEELEKRGLADSAQHRFSIVSNPEFLKEGAAVDDFMRPDRIVVGVDNDEDGDKAREKIRRLYAPFNRNHERTLYMDVRSAEFTKYAANAMLATRISFMNEMANLADTVGADIEAVRRGIGSDPRIGYHFLYAGVGYGGSCFPKDVQALIRTGSEMGHSLRILEAVEEVNHEQKEVLVRKITDALGEDLSDRTFAVWGLSFKPNTDDMREAPSRRVIAQLLARGATVRAYDPVATAEAKRVFALDLASAPDHQARLHFTSTQDETLAGADALVIVTEWKEFKSPDFTHLKAELKTPLIFDGRNLYEPEAMSELGIDYHSIGRPYARPAEHSSDSDRA
- the rfaE1 gene encoding D-glycero-beta-D-manno-heptose-7-phosphate kinase, translated to MHDPLNIHPTPTVPEGATLAPEVGVIARERLAAARVLVVGDVMLDRYWFGDVNRISPEAPVPVVLVQKQEDRLGGAANVARNAAALGAQAGLLCVVGHDEPGERVVQLLGDSGVAPYLERDPELPTTIKLRVLSRQQQLLRVDFEKAPAHEALLAGLARYDALLPTHDVILMSDYAKGGLTHVTQMIAKARAAGKPVLVDPKGDDWERYRGATLITPNRAELREVVGQWKSEADLHTRVAKLRAELDLKALLLTRSEEGMTLFSDEGVLHAAAVAREVYDVSGAGDTVIATLAVMLGAGLPLDEAVSLANRAAGIVVAKLGTATVDYDELFHH
- the rfaD gene encoding ADP-glyceromanno-heptose 6-epimerase; translation: MTLIVTGAAGFIGSNIVKALNERGEDRIIAVDNLTLADKFKNLVDCEIDDYLDKTEFVERFARGDFGKVRAIFHEGACSDTMETDGRYMMDNNFRYSRAVLDACLAQGVQFLYASSAATYGGSTRFVEEREVEAPLNVYGYSKFLFDQVIRRVLPTAKSQIAGFRYFNVYGQREAHKGRMASVAFHNFNQFRAEGKVKLFGEYNGYAAGEQTRDFVSVEDVAKVNLYFFDHPEKSGIFNLGSGRAQPFNDIASTVVNTLRVLDGEVALSLPELVQRGLIEYVPFPDALRGKYQCFTQADQTKLRAAGYDAPFLTVQEGVDRYVRWLFGQV